Genomic window (Thermanaeromonas sp. C210):
AATCCGGGACCCCAGGCCTTGACGGTGGACAGCAGCGCTTGCTTGGAGGACACCGTACCCGGGGAGAGCCTGCGCTGGAGGGAGTTTAAAGGGAGGAGGGTCCTCGATGCCGGGGGACGCGAACTCGGACTCTTGGAAGATGTGGAGGTGGAATGGCCCTCCGGCCGCATTGTGGCCCTGGAACTATCCCAGGGCTTGGTGAACGATCTCCTCGAGGGCCGTCGAACAATAGATGCCGCGGGCTGTTCCATTACATGGGGACCCGATGTGGTCATCCTTCATACGGGAGGTGGAGTGTAATTTGCCTACTTGTCCTGTCTGCGGCGGTAAAGCCGTGGGGCGCGTGGGGGTGGACCAGTACTACTGCTGGGACTGTCTCCTGGAATTCAACGGTCGCAATGAAGTCTTCGCCATTGCCGAAGACGGTACCCTAGTTGCCTACGACCACCGGGGGGGCTAAAAACCTATGCTGCGGCGAGGATTCTGGGGAGGGCTGCTAGCAGGGGCGGTAGTAGGTTTTTTTGTAGGGTTGATGTCCCACCCGGCTCAATCCGCCGAAGAGCCCCGGCCGCCTGCCGATGCAGCCAGCGGAACCGAGGATGGTCGTCCTAGGCGGTTGGGCGGTGTCGTTCGTTATCGTAGGA
Coding sequences:
- a CDS encoding YtxH domain-containing protein, whose amino-acid sequence is MLRRGFWGGLLAGAVVGFFVGLMSHPAQSAEEPRPPADAASGTEDGRPRRLGGVVRYRRN
- a CDS encoding PRC-barrel domain-containing protein, which gives rise to MPRGRELVGLPVVSLEAGEELGRVHDLVWDVATYGLSGVVLTSNGLRKGPRFLKAKKIRNPGPQALTVDSSACLEDTVPGESLRWREFKGRRVLDAGGRELGLLEDVEVEWPSGRIVALELSQGLVNDLLEGRRTIDAAGCSITWGPDVVILHTGGGV